A genomic region of Clostridia bacterium contains the following coding sequences:
- a CDS encoding DNA polymerase IV, whose translation MDATSSWPRVIAHVDADAFFAAIEIRDRPELAGKPVVVGGSPRSRGVVATCDYVAREYGIRSGMPLAEAYRRCPHAVFLPVARDKYAAASRQMRALFAELTDRVEPLSLDEAFLDLTGVPGDPVEACLELKRRIRETIGVTVSIGLSYNKFLAKLASDMDKPDGFTAVDPRRAQEVLRDLPLERLWGVGPKTAARLRRFGWRTAGDLAAAGPQALVRAVGAWGHALHLMACGVDHRPVTSPGTPKSVSREETFEADISGREACLAELAALAEEVALDLRHEGARGRTVTLKVKYADFRVVTRSETLAEPVRTSSDVYAAAARLLDRVNVRRPIRLLGIGVSNLVWPGRFVQVSLFAPDDERPQAPPGTQVSRPVAPETAEALDAAMDAVRRRFGPAALRRARALMGRRKR comes from the coding sequence ATGGACGCGACGTCCTCCTGGCCGCGCGTCATCGCCCATGTGGACGCCGACGCGTTTTTCGCCGCGATCGAGATCCGCGACCGGCCGGAACTGGCCGGCAAGCCGGTCGTCGTCGGCGGCTCCCCCCGCAGCCGCGGCGTCGTCGCCACGTGCGACTACGTCGCCCGCGAGTACGGCATCCGTTCCGGCATGCCGCTCGCCGAAGCGTACCGCCGGTGCCCGCACGCCGTGTTCCTGCCCGTCGCCCGGGACAAGTACGCCGCGGCCAGCCGGCAGATGCGGGCGCTGTTCGCCGAGCTGACGGACCGGGTCGAACCGCTCAGCCTCGACGAGGCGTTTCTCGACCTGACCGGCGTCCCCGGCGATCCCGTCGAGGCGTGCCTGGAACTGAAGCGGCGGATCCGCGAGACCATCGGCGTCACCGTCTCGATCGGCCTGTCCTACAACAAGTTTCTCGCCAAGCTCGCCAGCGACATGGACAAGCCCGACGGGTTCACCGCCGTGGACCCGCGCCGCGCGCAGGAGGTGCTCCGCGATCTGCCGCTGGAACGGCTCTGGGGCGTGGGGCCGAAGACGGCGGCGCGGCTGCGCCGCTTCGGCTGGCGCACGGCCGGCGACCTGGCCGCGGCCGGCCCGCAGGCCCTGGTGCGGGCGGTGGGCGCGTGGGGGCACGCCCTCCACCTCATGGCCTGCGGCGTCGACCATCGCCCGGTGACGTCCCCGGGCACGCCGAAGTCGGTCAGCCGCGAGGAGACGTTCGAGGCGGACATCTCCGGGCGGGAGGCGTGCCTTGCGGAACTGGCGGCGCTGGCAGAGGAGGTCGCGCTCGACCTGCGCCACGAGGGCGCCCGGGGACGGACGGTGACGTTGAAGGTGAAGTACGCCGACTTTCGCGTGGTGACGCGGTCCGAGACGCTCGCCGAGCCGGTTCGCACGTCATCGGACGTGTACGCCGCCGCCGCCCGTCTCCTCGACCGGGTGAACGTGCGAAGGCCCATCCGCCTCCTGGGGATCGGCGTCTCGAACCTGGTCTGGCCGGGCCGGTTCGTCCAGGTGTCCCTCTTCGCGCCGGATGACGAGCGGCCGCAGGCGCCGCCCGGCACGCAGGTGTCGCGGCCGGTCGCGCCCGAGACGGCCGAGGCCCTCGACGCCGCGATGGACGCGGTGCGCCGTCGTTTCGGGCCGGCCGCGCTGCGACGCGCCCGGGCGCTGATGGGCCGCAGAAAGCGGTGA